The following coding sequences are from one Coleofasciculus sp. FACHB-1120 window:
- a CDS encoding ATP-binding protein, giving the protein MSISTPSLKEFIEPVPVCEQTVALVRVLEIFSSGRCDRLVVVSEQQHPLGVINLRAIMPHLRLTNSFNQENYLVAPLTLDLQQPLCHLDFPLIERLTTLPSQLSLKEFRGYLRSCNSQIPQHWAVVDPTHQFLGLLDSQRILKFMATAEGSEEWAIGSSQKRASQAYTCGELQEDAIALQEATPLREAALQASGHLRKPSFPRSVATNTAQLPAAVKPTGTQTGQSHGGHRTLVQLLEQLPLPLRLQTSSGHAIAQNLTWRQQIGESFHPPVVQQEAPARLDSLPSAWSEIFAGSSSAQSSAQEIQSARRWEPSKPSNRSDLGADEASVSGDSASVMSATEATLTLNNPLDNSSATQSSRTWKKGNERIWQFVKIPLWQNGAELELLGTFGETPEQEFRGNSYIPASSSSLSPDQQSSALSTDLWLVMATDITEQQQVAKELTAKNADLVQLNRMKDEFLACISHELKTPLTSVLGLSSLLKDRVLGQLNERQERYAKLIHQSGRQLMTVVNDILDLTRMETGQMELSPEPVNILTVCDRALSQARQLQTLKDQPATGQEPASNAQEELGFTLSIEPGLETIVADDLRLRQMLTHLLSNALKFTEAGGETGLKVSRWEGWIAFTVWDTGIGIPEAKQHLIFQKFQQLEDPMTRRFDGTGLGLVLTQGLARLHGGDVSFLSKPGEGSQFTLLLPPIPPTRKEEGSRMKAQKNRDASFAPHRSSLNRNRLILIVEAAPHYIDHLTQQLSSLGYRAAIARSGTEALEKARRFQPQAILLNPCLPLLSGWDVLTLLKSDDQTCHIPVIVTAANAEKEQAASNRADGFLTLPVQAETLRHSLTCLTKPKQCTNVSLTILHLTSLEQAAIEFSPTALGLSPNHRVLEADDLEQAELLARVWQPDVVILDGGGLEDPLAYLKQLASRTSLASLPLVTLDRPTTEAANQVSSLCVFPCLAGEGNDHTAALLQVIQIAVGMSCKPSILVVDARSLMDLSASVNRYPTSEAFDPRLFAKPQGGGSKASPLIHYLQKAGFRSILSRSWTEVLRQLQHQNVDLLLIDLADMELNPALMEALTSLRQMPFLPPILVLEHQGDGVDEPTSELPEILSAIATKILRVPALSMAEVLDQIHQTLTQATY; this is encoded by the coding sequence ATGTCCATATCCACTCCCAGTTTAAAGGAATTTATTGAGCCAGTTCCCGTTTGCGAACAAACAGTGGCATTGGTAAGGGTGCTAGAGATTTTTAGCTCTGGTCGTTGCGATCGCCTGGTTGTAGTCAGCGAACAGCAACATCCACTGGGAGTCATCAATCTGCGGGCAATAATGCCTCATCTTCGATTAACAAATTCGTTCAACCAAGAAAATTATTTAGTTGCTCCTTTGACGCTGGATTTACAGCAACCCCTGTGTCACCTGGATTTCCCTCTGATTGAACGGTTGACAACCTTGCCGAGCCAGCTTTCTTTGAAAGAATTTCGGGGGTATTTACGCTCTTGCAATTCCCAAATACCGCAACACTGGGCTGTAGTCGATCCCACTCATCAATTCTTGGGTTTGTTAGATAGCCAGCGTATCTTAAAATTCATGGCAACCGCCGAAGGCAGCGAGGAATGGGCCATCGGTAGTAGTCAGAAGCGGGCTTCCCAAGCGTATACCTGTGGAGAACTCCAAGAAGATGCGATCGCCTTGCAGGAAGCAACTCCGCTCCGAGAAGCCGCCCTCCAAGCATCCGGACATCTACGCAAACCGTCTTTCCCTCGGTCAGTCGCAACAAACACCGCGCAACTCCCCGCTGCGGTGAAGCCGACAGGGACACAAACGGGGCAATCGCACGGCGGACACCGAACCTTAGTGCAACTGCTAGAACAACTGCCATTGCCTTTAAGATTGCAAACAAGTTCTGGACACGCGATCGCTCAGAACCTAACTTGGCGTCAGCAGATTGGGGAAAGCTTTCACCCACCCGTAGTACAGCAAGAGGCACCTGCCAGATTAGATTCCTTGCCCTCAGCGTGGAGCGAGATATTCGCCGGAAGTTCTAGCGCCCAGTCTAGCGCCCAGGAAATTCAGTCGGCTCGGCGATGGGAGCCTTCAAAGCCAAGCAACCGATCCGATTTGGGTGCAGATGAAGCCTCTGTCAGCGGTGATTCTGCCAGCGTGATGTCAGCCACAGAAGCCACCCTGACTCTAAATAACCCTCTCGATAATTCCTCAGCAACCCAGTCCTCTAGAACCTGGAAAAAGGGCAACGAGCGCATTTGGCAGTTTGTCAAAATTCCCCTGTGGCAGAACGGGGCTGAGTTAGAACTTCTCGGAACCTTTGGCGAAACCCCAGAACAGGAGTTCCGAGGAAATTCGTATATTCCCGCTTCTTCCTCTTCACTGAGTCCTGACCAGCAATCTTCAGCACTCAGCACTGACTTATGGCTAGTGATGGCGACGGATATCACCGAACAGCAGCAGGTTGCCAAGGAACTAACGGCTAAAAATGCGGATTTAGTGCAGCTCAACCGGATGAAGGATGAGTTTTTAGCCTGTATCAGCCACGAATTGAAGACTCCCCTAACTTCCGTGCTGGGTTTATCCAGCTTGCTAAAGGATCGGGTATTGGGACAGCTCAACGAGCGTCAGGAACGCTATGCAAAGCTGATTCATCAGAGTGGGCGTCAGTTGATGACGGTGGTCAACGATATTTTAGATTTGACCCGGATGGAGACGGGTCAGATGGAACTATCGCCGGAACCCGTCAATATTTTGACAGTGTGCGATCGCGCTTTATCTCAAGCGAGACAACTCCAAACCTTAAAAGACCAACCGGCGACGGGGCAAGAACCCGCTAGCAACGCCCAAGAGGAACTGGGTTTTACGCTCAGTATCGAACCTGGATTAGAAACGATTGTGGCGGACGATTTGCGTCTGCGGCAGATGCTCACACACCTGCTTTCCAACGCCCTCAAATTTACCGAAGCGGGCGGCGAGACTGGACTGAAAGTTAGTCGGTGGGAAGGCTGGATTGCTTTTACTGTTTGGGACACCGGCATTGGCATCCCAGAGGCAAAACAACATCTAATCTTTCAGAAATTCCAACAACTAGAAGACCCCATGACCCGCCGCTTTGACGGGACGGGGTTGGGACTGGTTTTAACCCAAGGTTTGGCTCGTCTGCACGGTGGGGATGTTTCCTTTCTCTCCAAACCCGGTGAAGGAAGCCAGTTTACCCTGCTACTTCCTCCGATTCCGCCGACGCGCAAGGAGGAAGGAAGCAGGATGAAGGCTCAAAAAAATCGGGATGCATCCTTCGCTCCTCATCGTTCATCCTTGAACCGCAATCGGTTGATTTTGATTGTCGAAGCTGCACCCCACTACATCGACCATTTAACCCAGCAACTCAGCAGTTTAGGCTATCGAGCCGCGATCGCTCGTTCCGGGACAGAAGCCCTCGAAAAAGCACGGCGATTTCAGCCACAAGCCATACTGCTCAACCCGTGCTTGCCCCTGCTTTCCGGCTGGGACGTGCTGACTCTGCTCAAATCAGACGACCAAACCTGCCACATTCCAGTCATCGTGACAGCCGCTAACGCCGAAAAAGAGCAAGCCGCCTCCAACCGAGCAGATGGCTTTTTAACACTGCCAGTCCAGGCGGAAACTTTACGCCACAGCCTGACTTGTTTAACCAAGCCAAAGCAATGCACCAACGTTAGCCTGACGATTTTACATCTCACTTCTCTTGAGCAAGCCGCGATAGAATTTTCGCCCACGGCATTGGGACTCTCGCCAAATCACCGGGTTCTAGAAGCCGACGATCTAGAACAGGCAGAACTTTTGGCTCGCGTTTGGCAGCCGGATGTCGTCATCCTCGATGGTGGGGGTCTAGAAGATCCGCTTGCCTATCTCAAACAGCTTGCCTCACGGACGAGCCTTGCTTCCTTACCATTAGTAACGCTAGATCGCCCAACCACTGAGGCTGCAAATCAAGTGAGCAGTCTTTGTGTCTTTCCCTGTTTGGCAGGAGAGGGGAACGACCATACCGCAGCCTTGTTGCAGGTGATTCAGATAGCCGTCGGGATGAGCTGTAAGCCCAGCATTTTAGTCGTCGATGCGCGATCGCTAATGGATTTATCTGCAAGCGTCAATCGCTACCCGACAAGCGAAGCCTTCGACCCTCGATTGTTCGCGAAACCCCAGGGGGGCGGCTCGAAGGCATCTCCTCTAATTCACTACCTACAAAAAGCCGGGTTTAGAAGTATACTTTCGCGCTCTTGGACTGAAGTGTTGCGGCAACTTCAACACCAAAACGTTGATTTATTGCTGATCGATCTGGCAGACATGGAGCTAAATCCAGCCTTGATGGAGGCGCTGACTTCCTTGAGACAGATGCCTTTTCTGCCGCCGATTTTGGTGCTGGAGCATCAAGGGGATGGGGTCGATGAACCTACCTCAGAGTTGCCGGAAATCCTCAGCGCGATCGCTACCAAAATTCTGCGCGTGCCCGCCCTATCGATGGCAGAAGTGTTAGACCAAATTCACCAAACCCTTACCCAAGCGACTTACTAG